In one Bacillus sp. PK3_68 genomic region, the following are encoded:
- a CDS encoding aldehyde dehydrogenase family protein translates to MFIAGKWIGKEKTIDVLNPQDHSVISSVPAATAEDMLFAIEEAKNGAKVAAAMPVHVRMAVLNRAAQYIEDHKEKYARTIASEGSKTIREARSEVKRCIQTLKICAEEARRINGETIPFDQSEGSEDRVGYYYRFPIGIVAAITPFNDPLNLVAHKVGPAIASGNAIIVKPATATPLSALLLAEAFEAAGLPGEILSVVTGSGHELGDPLVTHPAVRMVSFTGGLETGEAIAHKAGLKKLSMELGSNSPVIVLKDADINQAVESTVSGAFCAAGQNCIGVQRIYIEKEKFEEFQSLFVERTKRYRIGDKLKESTDMGPMINEREAVRVESWVDEALSKGARLLVGGERKGAFYSPTVLTDVPAGCTIAQQEIFGPVVLLYPVADIHSAIEQSNHVNYGLQAGIFTKNIDKAFEAIEKMNVGGLMINDSSDYRIDGMPFGGVKGSGLGREGVKFAIQEMTEPKVVSFKLAHKRTI, encoded by the coding sequence ATGTTTATTGCCGGTAAATGGATTGGAAAAGAGAAGACCATTGACGTGTTAAATCCTCAAGATCATTCAGTAATCAGCAGTGTTCCGGCTGCCACAGCAGAAGATATGTTATTTGCGATAGAAGAGGCAAAAAACGGGGCGAAAGTGGCTGCTGCTATGCCTGTTCATGTAAGAATGGCTGTTTTGAATCGAGCGGCTCAGTATATTGAGGACCATAAAGAAAAATATGCAAGGACGATTGCCTCAGAAGGAAGCAAAACGATTAGAGAGGCGCGCTCTGAAGTAAAGCGATGCATTCAAACGTTGAAAATATGTGCAGAAGAAGCACGAAGAATTAACGGCGAGACCATTCCTTTTGACCAGTCGGAGGGAAGTGAAGATCGGGTCGGGTATTACTACCGGTTTCCAATTGGCATTGTAGCGGCCATCACTCCTTTTAATGATCCCTTAAACTTGGTCGCACATAAAGTCGGACCGGCGATTGCGTCTGGAAATGCCATCATCGTAAAACCAGCCACAGCTACACCTCTTAGTGCCCTGTTGCTCGCTGAAGCTTTTGAAGCAGCTGGCCTGCCTGGTGAAATTCTTTCTGTTGTTACTGGCAGCGGCCATGAGCTTGGCGATCCGTTAGTTACGCATCCAGCTGTCCGAATGGTTTCCTTTACTGGAGGATTGGAGACAGGAGAAGCGATTGCTCATAAAGCCGGATTAAAAAAGCTTAGTATGGAACTTGGCTCGAACTCACCTGTCATTGTTCTCAAAGATGCGGATATCAATCAGGCTGTAGAATCTACGGTTTCCGGTGCGTTCTGTGCAGCAGGACAAAACTGTATTGGCGTTCAGCGAATTTATATTGAAAAGGAGAAGTTTGAAGAATTTCAGTCATTGTTTGTTGAGCGTACAAAACGCTATCGAATAGGGGATAAACTGAAAGAATCAACAGATATGGGCCCCATGATTAATGAGAGAGAAGCTGTAAGAGTTGAAAGCTGGGTAGACGAGGCGCTTTCTAAAGGAGCAAGGCTATTGGTTGGCGGAGAGCGTAAAGGGGCTTTTTATTCGCCGACGGTTTTAACCGATGTGCCAGCCGGCTGTACTATTGCTCAGCAGGAAATTTTCGGTCCAGTTGTTTTGCTTTATCCAGTTGCAGATATTCATTCAGCAATTGAACAGTCCAATCATGTGAACTATGGACTTCAAGCAGGAATCTTTACGAAAAATATTGATAAAGCCTTTGAAGCAATTGAGAAGATGAACGTAGGCGGATTAATGATTAACGACAGCAGTGATTATCGTATTGATGGCATGCCGTTTGGAGGAGTCAAAGGATCGGGTCTCGGACGGGAAGGAGTAAAGTTTGCCATCCAGGAAATGACAGAACCAAAGGTTGTCAGTTTTAAACTCGCACATAAACGAACGATTTAA
- a CDS encoding VOC family protein gives MKLAMKYIILYVNNFEKTMHFYKDILDLPVKMQQDAYVEFNTGATTLSINTRQSVKEEIGLNVPEASVSTQTFEIGFAVENVPATIDKLRRQGVPIIKEPITKPWGQIVAYAADPDGHYIEICTSIE, from the coding sequence ATAAAATTGGCTATGAAATATATCATTCTTTACGTAAACAATTTTGAAAAGACCATGCATTTTTACAAAGACATTTTGGACTTGCCTGTCAAAATGCAACAAGATGCATATGTTGAATTTAACACCGGCGCAACAACGCTTTCGATTAATACGCGCCAATCTGTAAAAGAAGAAATCGGATTAAATGTACCTGAAGCCTCTGTTTCAACTCAAACTTTTGAAATTGGATTTGCTGTTGAAAATGTCCCAGCTACAATCGACAAGCTTCGAAGACAAGGTGTACCAATCATAAAAGAACCCATTACGAAGCCGTGGGGACAAATAGTTGCTTATGCAGCCGACCCAGATGGACATTATATTGAGATCTGCACTTCTATAGAATAA
- a CDS encoding aspartate aminotransferase family protein — protein MTVQTTENVQQKYEELAAIDKKHFLHPTSSLKQHQEEGPGFIFTEGKGIYLKDVRGRKVIDSLSSLWNVNIGHGREELGQAAMEQMKKLAFSSTFATNSHEPVIQLSEKIAEMAPGDLTMTFFTSGGSEANDTAFKTARYYWQLKGQSKKKKIISRKKSYHGVSVGATSATGLPAFREFPSLAPDFYYVDSSIDELKELIEREGAETIAAFISEPVQGSGGVNLPPEGYFQEVRKLCDQNDILFIADEVITGFGRTGKNFGIENFGVTPDMMCIAKGITSGYAPLGGMIISEKLKKELIELSDGVYMHGYTYSGHPMCCAVALKNLEIIEQENLIGNVREMGEELQKGLKWLEQRHDVLGEARGIGLLGAIGIVEDKETNKRFKEPVSPKVVAEALKRNLLGRSIIYEGQDTLAFAPPFCITKEEIETIISIIDESLITVMKELKA, from the coding sequence ATGACTGTTCAAACAACTGAAAATGTACAACAAAAATATGAGGAGCTAGCAGCAATTGATAAGAAACATTTTTTGCATCCGACATCTTCCCTTAAGCAGCATCAGGAGGAGGGACCGGGATTTATTTTTACCGAAGGGAAAGGCATTTATTTAAAAGATGTTAGAGGAAGAAAAGTCATTGATAGCTTGTCTTCCTTATGGAATGTCAACATTGGGCACGGAAGAGAAGAGCTTGGACAGGCGGCGATGGAGCAGATGAAGAAGCTGGCATTCAGTTCTACATTCGCTACTAACAGTCATGAGCCAGTCATTCAACTGTCTGAAAAAATAGCTGAAATGGCACCGGGGGATTTAACGATGACATTCTTTACTTCAGGCGGGTCAGAAGCAAATGATACGGCTTTCAAAACAGCACGCTACTATTGGCAGTTAAAAGGACAGTCGAAAAAGAAAAAGATCATCTCTCGAAAAAAATCGTATCATGGTGTATCGGTAGGAGCAACGAGTGCGACTGGATTGCCAGCATTTAGAGAGTTTCCATCTTTAGCTCCAGATTTTTATTACGTGGATTCCTCCATTGATGAATTAAAAGAACTTATTGAGCGTGAAGGCGCCGAAACGATCGCTGCGTTTATTTCTGAACCTGTTCAGGGATCAGGTGGGGTGAATTTGCCTCCTGAAGGCTATTTTCAAGAAGTACGAAAGCTTTGTGATCAAAATGATATTCTTTTTATCGCAGATGAAGTCATTACCGGGTTTGGCCGTACAGGCAAAAACTTTGGCATTGAAAATTTCGGTGTTACCCCGGATATGATGTGTATAGCGAAAGGAATAACGAGCGGCTATGCCCCACTTGGAGGAATGATTATTTCAGAGAAGCTCAAAAAGGAGTTGATTGAATTATCAGACGGCGTGTATATGCATGGATACACTTACAGCGGACATCCAATGTGCTGTGCTGTTGCTTTGAAAAACTTGGAAATCATTGAACAGGAAAATTTAATCGGCAATGTCCGGGAGATGGGAGAAGAGTTGCAAAAAGGGCTTAAGTGGCTGGAACAACGCCATGATGTTCTCGGAGAAGCAAGAGGCATCGGACTGCTAGGCGCTATTGGAATTGTGGAAGATAAAGAAACGAACAAACGATTTAAAGAACCGGTCTCTCCTAAGGTAGTGGCGGAAGCATTAAAACGCAATTTATTAGGAAGAAGTATTATTTATGAAGGGCAGGACACGCTAGCCTTTGCCCCGCCATTCTGTATTACAAAAGAAGAAATTGAAACGATTATCTCTATTATTGATGAGTCATTGATAACTGTTATGAAAGAGCTGAAAGCATAA
- a CDS encoding PucR family transcriptional regulator, with protein sequence MLLTVKEITQLQLLKTARVKTGKETLTNKTVEWVSVIESPVENFVRKNEFVLSTGIGCHENVDLLLEFVKDVYDSGASALAIATGRYVFDIPEEVVQFAEQRQFILIDIPWEIRFADIVHEVMSKLNQLKQTELNHSKDIHHHLIQMILEEKPLDHLATYIEEQLNYPILICNRKGEAISGRATPARVFSLWNQLNRTESQYDLHHPLHAKMRKLVSGNEQLFHLVIQTNGNHEGDLFVLSTADSYFSQMAMHIIEHATVALALWFSRNSAVIESETDAQYEFILSLARGEKMTEEYLLSRTERFSFNLDLPYECIVGLPENLNELFTPDTNRNWFEKMKIHIKEEMIYAAEAVQRNIMFASEGQEFIIFLETANGTSSDTVNQFLDLVERRLSHMLPGIIFSWGMGKQRDGVNCFHNSFQKAKAALDMGRSQRGIGKRVHFEETRINRLLLNLALDEDVQEITVSTVSPLVDYDEKREMDLINTFIAYNNNSGNVSQTARDLNLHRQSLLYRLRKIESLTGLSLVNPDDLFLLDFSVKVWSTGVIDRQNVKAAL encoded by the coding sequence ATGCTTTTGACCGTTAAAGAAATTACACAACTCCAATTATTAAAAACAGCAAGAGTAAAAACGGGAAAAGAAACATTGACTAATAAAACGGTTGAATGGGTATCTGTTATTGAAAGTCCAGTCGAAAACTTTGTAAGAAAAAATGAATTTGTCCTAAGCACCGGAATTGGATGTCATGAAAATGTGGATTTATTACTGGAATTTGTAAAAGACGTGTATGACTCGGGAGCCTCTGCATTAGCCATCGCAACGGGAAGGTATGTGTTTGATATCCCGGAGGAAGTGGTCCAGTTTGCTGAGCAGAGACAATTCATCCTGATCGATATCCCCTGGGAAATCCGCTTTGCTGATATTGTTCACGAAGTGATGAGCAAGTTGAATCAGTTAAAGCAGACTGAATTGAATCATTCAAAAGATATTCATCATCATCTCATTCAAATGATATTAGAAGAAAAACCATTGGATCATTTAGCGACTTACATTGAAGAACAATTGAATTACCCCATTTTAATTTGCAACCGTAAAGGCGAGGCGATTAGTGGCAGAGCTACTCCTGCCCGTGTATTTTCTTTGTGGAACCAATTAAACCGAACAGAAAGCCAGTATGACCTTCATCATCCGTTGCACGCAAAAATGAGAAAGCTGGTAAGTGGCAATGAACAACTGTTTCATTTAGTGATACAAACGAATGGGAACCATGAAGGGGATTTATTTGTTTTATCGACAGCTGACTCTTACTTCAGCCAAATGGCTATGCATATCATTGAACATGCTACTGTAGCACTGGCTCTGTGGTTTTCTCGTAATAGCGCTGTAATAGAATCAGAAACGGACGCTCAATATGAATTTATTCTCAGCTTGGCAAGAGGAGAGAAAATGACCGAAGAATATTTGCTGAGTCGAACAGAGCGGTTCTCTTTTAACCTCGATCTCCCATACGAGTGCATCGTTGGATTGCCAGAAAACCTAAACGAATTATTTACCCCAGATACAAACCGCAATTGGTTTGAGAAGATGAAAATCCATATTAAAGAAGAGATGATTTATGCGGCTGAAGCAGTCCAAAGAAACATTATGTTTGCAAGTGAAGGGCAAGAGTTTATTATTTTTCTTGAAACAGCTAATGGAACATCGTCTGATACGGTGAATCAATTTCTTGATTTAGTGGAAAGAAGATTGAGCCACATGTTGCCGGGAATTATTTTCTCTTGGGGAATGGGCAAGCAACGGGACGGCGTGAACTGCTTTCATAACAGCTTTCAAAAAGCGAAGGCCGCTCTAGATATGGGAAGAAGTCAAAGAGGCATTGGAAAACGGGTGCACTTTGAAGAAACGAGAATCAACCGTTTGCTGCTCAACTTAGCTTTAGACGAGGATGTGCAGGAGATTACGGTTTCCACTGTTTCCCCGCTCGTTGACTATGATGAAAAACGGGAAATGGATCTGATTAATACTTTTATCGCCTACAACAATAACAGTGGCAATGTTAGTCAGACGGCGAGAGATTTAAATCTTCATCGCCAGTCGCTATTGTATAGATTAAGGAAGATCGAATCGTTAACTGGTTTATCTCTAGTGAACCCTGATGATCTCTTTTTACTTGATTTTAGCGTGAAGGTATGGTCGACGGGAGTGATCGACCGACAAAATGTGAAAGCTGCCTTATAA
- a CDS encoding YaiI/YqxD family protein has protein sequence MPTILIDADGCPVVDRALKVAKKFGLRVVLICDTAHVMQRDGAETVTVSKGADAVDFVLVNRVKKGDIVITQDYGLAAMVLAKNGYAIDQNGRLYTPDNIDQLLGFRHVAKKARQAGERMKGPRKRRKEDDQQFEERFIRVVEQIIAAE, from the coding sequence ATGCCTACGATTCTGATTGATGCAGATGGCTGCCCGGTGGTTGACCGGGCGTTAAAAGTAGCAAAAAAGTTTGGATTAAGAGTGGTATTAATTTGTGATACGGCCCACGTTATGCAGCGGGATGGAGCAGAGACAGTCACAGTCTCGAAGGGAGCGGATGCGGTGGACTTTGTCTTGGTCAACCGCGTGAAAAAAGGGGATATTGTTATTACACAAGATTATGGATTAGCCGCCATGGTCCTAGCTAAAAATGGGTATGCCATTGACCAGAATGGCCGTTTGTATACACCTGATAATATCGATCAGCTTCTTGGCTTTCGTCATGTCGCTAAAAAGGCAAGACAGGCCGGTGAAAGAATGAAAGGCCCTAGAAAACGGCGGAAAGAAGATGATCAGCAGTTTGAAGAACGCTTCATCAGAGTAGTAGAACAGATTATAGCTGCTGAGTGA
- a CDS encoding M24 family metallopeptidase, whose product MLPFSLNEFKSRLEQTKKSMLEKGIEVLLITNPANMNYLSGYNGWSFYVDQMLVVIIDEDQPIWIGRKQDANGAKATTWLYDENIIPYPEDHIHSTVKHPMDFVAQILTQIGQSNRRIGLEMESYYFSALSYERLKRNLPNAQFIDASLLVNYVRLVKSEREIEYMKRAAKIVEIGMSTAVSSIQEGVRECDVAANIYKDLISGTEEYGGDYPAIVPLLPAGENTSTPHITWSDKKYKNNEMVIIELAGCHQRYHSPLARTVSIGQPTKRAQDISKIVVEGLNAALDKVKPGATCDDLERAWNQVITKHGIIKESRLGYSMGLNYPPDWGEHTASIRKGDMTVLKPNMTFHLIPGLWFDDYGIEISESFRVTENGCEVLANFPRELIIKEETNISVSSS is encoded by the coding sequence ATGCTGCCATTTAGTTTAAACGAATTTAAATCCCGATTGGAACAAACGAAGAAAAGCATGCTAGAAAAAGGCATCGAGGTATTGTTAATAACAAACCCGGCCAATATGAATTACTTATCAGGTTATAACGGGTGGTCCTTCTATGTTGATCAAATGCTGGTTGTTATCATTGACGAGGATCAGCCGATTTGGATCGGGAGAAAGCAGGATGCCAATGGAGCGAAAGCCACAACCTGGCTGTATGATGAAAACATTATTCCTTATCCAGAAGATCATATTCACTCAACCGTCAAACATCCAATGGACTTTGTTGCCCAGATTTTGACGCAAATCGGCCAGTCTAATCGCCGAATTGGATTAGAAATGGAGTCTTATTATTTCTCAGCTCTTTCCTACGAGCGATTGAAGAGAAACCTTCCTAATGCTCAATTTATCGATGCTAGCCTACTAGTTAACTATGTGCGCCTCGTTAAATCTGAAAGAGAAATAGAATACATGAAAAGAGCGGCTAAAATTGTTGAAATCGGCATGAGCACAGCCGTTTCCTCCATTCAAGAAGGGGTGAGGGAGTGCGATGTGGCTGCCAATATTTATAAAGACTTAATAAGCGGAACAGAAGAATACGGCGGTGATTATCCAGCTATCGTACCGCTATTGCCGGCTGGGGAGAACACTTCTACACCGCATATTACCTGGTCGGATAAGAAATATAAAAATAACGAAATGGTCATTATTGAACTGGCAGGCTGTCATCAGCGCTATCACTCACCGCTCGCTCGCACTGTTTCAATTGGCCAACCTACCAAGCGAGCACAAGATATATCAAAGATTGTGGTAGAAGGATTAAATGCTGCTTTGGATAAAGTGAAACCAGGAGCTACATGTGATGATTTAGAAAGAGCTTGGAATCAGGTCATTACAAAGCATGGCATCATTAAGGAATCAAGGCTCGGCTACTCCATGGGATTAAATTATCCTCCTGACTGGGGGGAGCATACAGCAAGCATTCGCAAAGGAGATATGACGGTATTAAAGCCGAATATGACTTTCCACTTGATTCCAGGTCTTTGGTTTGATGATTACGGCATTGAAATTAGTGAATCATTTAGAGTAACAGAAAATGGCTGTGAAGTATTAGCTAATTTTCCGCGTGAGTTAATTATAAAAGAAGAAACGAATATTTCCGTATCAAGCTCTTGA
- a CDS encoding ATP-binding protein encodes MEKMNICFDALKTQCQKRGLDPLITPEFKEVLNEKELQQKRLQHTKFLQVVDHFFEKFISSMQGVPILTATADKEGYVIQMLGDQTIKDTVNQLGIREGVQFTEEICGMNSVILALKYDQPIEMIGTDHYHHCLHSCACYGVAIKDPIEGGILGAITFMTTIDQASPLLLTLLLTMKDSIERELQLLKQNEKLYILNKLMMDTTRNGMMISNKEGKLIGFNLSAEQITGLKREEVFFQPINKLGSFGAYLNKVLGENKQYTDLEISFVQKSGQETTVLFDALPIRDEQQKLTGAFAQIKDITGRKKTEELLLNTEKLAAIGQMAAGVAHEIRNPLTTIRGFIQLVKEDFKEESHFQLILEEIDRINFIVSELLILSKPNVVHFHNKNLNKILKETISLFQTQASMSNIQMATEFANSELMIHCNKNQLKQVFINLFKNSVEAMPFGGQLTIRVGETKDREARIQIIDEGEGMKPEQIQKLGTPFYTTKETGTGLGYMIIKRIIEQHKGRLNVSSKVNKGTVVEITLPLIGP; translated from the coding sequence ATGGAAAAAATGAACATCTGTTTTGATGCCCTAAAAACCCAATGTCAAAAGAGAGGGCTTGATCCTCTTATTACACCTGAGTTTAAAGAGGTCTTAAATGAAAAGGAATTACAACAAAAGCGCTTGCAGCATACAAAGTTTTTACAAGTAGTCGATCACTTTTTTGAAAAGTTTATCTCCTCTATGCAAGGTGTACCTATCTTAACAGCCACCGCTGATAAAGAAGGGTATGTGATTCAAATGCTTGGAGATCAAACGATCAAGGATACAGTCAATCAACTTGGAATTAGGGAAGGCGTGCAATTTACAGAGGAAATTTGCGGGATGAATTCTGTTATTCTCGCGCTAAAATATGATCAGCCAATTGAAATGATTGGAACCGATCATTATCATCATTGTTTGCATTCATGTGCGTGTTATGGCGTGGCCATAAAAGATCCGATTGAGGGAGGTATCTTGGGGGCGATCACATTTATGACAACAATCGATCAGGCCAGTCCTCTCTTGTTGACGCTGTTATTAACGATGAAAGATTCTATTGAAAGAGAACTTCAATTGTTAAAGCAAAATGAAAAACTGTATATTCTTAATAAGCTGATGATGGACACAACGAGAAATGGCATGATGATCTCAAATAAAGAGGGTAAACTAATCGGGTTTAATCTTTCAGCCGAGCAGATAACCGGCTTGAAAAGGGAAGAAGTATTTTTTCAGCCAATTAATAAACTAGGTAGCTTTGGCGCCTACTTAAACAAAGTGCTGGGGGAAAACAAGCAGTATACTGACTTGGAGATTTCCTTTGTGCAGAAGAGCGGGCAAGAGACGACGGTTTTATTCGATGCGTTACCTATTCGTGATGAACAGCAGAAGTTAACAGGAGCATTTGCCCAAATAAAAGATATTACAGGACGTAAGAAGACAGAAGAATTATTATTAAATACTGAAAAGCTCGCAGCTATCGGTCAAATGGCGGCCGGTGTGGCCCATGAAATTCGTAATCCACTTACAACGATTCGTGGATTCATCCAGCTCGTTAAGGAAGACTTTAAAGAAGAGTCACACTTCCAGCTTATTTTAGAAGAAATTGACCGAATAAATTTTATCGTTAGTGAACTCTTAATTCTTTCTAAACCGAATGTAGTTCATTTTCACAATAAGAACCTGAACAAAATACTTAAGGAAACCATTTCTTTATTTCAAACACAAGCAAGCATGAGCAACATCCAAATGGCAACTGAATTTGCCAATAGCGAATTAATGATTCACTGTAATAAAAATCAATTAAAGCAGGTGTTTATCAACCTGTTTAAGAACAGTGTGGAAGCGATGCCGTTTGGCGGGCAATTGACGATCCGTGTTGGAGAAACAAAAGATAGAGAGGCAAGAATCCAGATCATAGATGAAGGAGAAGGGATGAAGCCGGAACAAATTCAAAAGTTGGGCACACCTTTTTATACGACAAAAGAAACTGGCACAGGGCTTGGCTATATGATTATTAAACGTATTATTGAGCAGCATAAAGGACGCTTGAACGTTAGCAGTAAAGTAAATAAAGGAACGGTCGTGGAAATTACGTTGCCGCTTATTGGTCCTTAA
- a CDS encoding GNAT family N-acetyltransferase: MIIRKAKIHEILQLSELAFQSKAYWGYTDDFMEKCKDDLTVTPCDIEEKHVYVLEDNDKLLAFYSLELNPNRLDAFFIKPDYIGKGIGKLLWRDVMDRAKKLNIEEFTLDSEPNAEGFYKKMGAKRIGEISSTVFQNRKLPLMKVMVH, translated from the coding sequence ATGATTATACGAAAGGCTAAAATTCACGAAATTTTACAGCTTAGTGAATTAGCGTTCCAATCAAAGGCTTACTGGGGATATACGGATGACTTCATGGAAAAATGTAAAGATGATTTGACTGTGACTCCGTGTGATATTGAAGAAAAACACGTCTATGTTTTGGAGGACAATGATAAACTTCTGGCCTTTTATAGTTTAGAATTGAATCCCAATAGGCTAGATGCTTTCTTTATAAAACCAGACTATATTGGAAAAGGCATAGGAAAGTTATTGTGGAGAGATGTAATGGATCGAGCGAAAAAATTAAACATAGAGGAATTTACACTGGACAGCGAACCGAATGCAGAAGGGTTCTATAAGAAAATGGGAGCCAAAAGAATAGGAGAGATTTCTTCTACAGTCTTTCAAAATCGAAAGTTACCCTTAATGAAAGTAATGGTTCACTAG
- a CDS encoding cyclodeaminase: MIIFTEKEIRSHVQLNNEAIHAVEEAFTELAMNKVTMPPIMRVDIKENNGEVDVKTAYVAQKDLFALKVSSGFFNNDQLGLPSANGFMVLISTKTGEPKALLLDNGYLTEVRTAAAGAVAAKYLAKKTIHTAGVIGTGAQAKYQMKALKMVRDYKKLLVYGRSELNMKKFKEEMEAILDVKVIECSSPEEVVKGSEAVVTTTPAKEPIVQAEWLNRGLHITAMGSDAEDKQELEADVLQRADRIVCDAKSQCLRLGELHHAVSRGMSDVENCVIELGTITSTHTHGRQNNREITVCDLTGTGVQDTAIALYAYERLMASGKLGLKIENKKEISFI; encoded by the coding sequence TTGATTATTTTTACAGAGAAAGAGATTCGGTCTCATGTGCAATTAAATAATGAAGCTATTCACGCAGTGGAAGAAGCGTTTACTGAGCTGGCGATGAACAAAGTGACAATGCCGCCTATCATGCGGGTGGACATTAAAGAGAACAACGGTGAAGTAGATGTGAAAACGGCTTATGTGGCACAAAAAGATTTATTTGCGTTAAAAGTGTCGTCAGGATTTTTCAATAATGATCAATTGGGCCTGCCCAGTGCCAATGGATTTATGGTGCTAATCAGTACAAAAACAGGCGAACCGAAAGCGCTACTGCTTGATAATGGCTACTTAACTGAGGTACGTACAGCAGCAGCAGGAGCAGTTGCCGCTAAGTATCTGGCGAAAAAAACAATCCATACAGCGGGGGTTATTGGAACAGGTGCTCAAGCAAAATACCAAATGAAAGCGCTTAAAATGGTGCGGGATTATAAAAAATTGCTTGTATATGGCCGTTCAGAACTAAATATGAAAAAGTTCAAAGAAGAAATGGAAGCCATATTGGATGTAAAAGTGATCGAATGTTCTTCACCTGAAGAAGTGGTAAAAGGCAGCGAAGCAGTCGTAACGACAACGCCCGCAAAAGAACCAATTGTACAAGCGGAATGGTTAAACAGAGGTTTGCATATTACAGCAATGGGTTCAGATGCAGAAGATAAACAAGAGCTGGAGGCAGACGTTTTACAACGGGCGGATCGAATAGTTTGTGATGCGAAATCGCAATGCCTCCGCTTAGGGGAGCTTCATCATGCTGTTAGCAGAGGAATGAGTGACGTGGAAAACTGTGTAATTGAACTAGGAACGATCACTTCAACACACACACATGGCAGACAAAATAATCGAGAAATTACCGTTTGTGATTTAACTGGCACGGGTGTTCAAGATACTGCGATTGCTCTGTATGCTTACGAACGATTAATGGCTTCAGGAAAGCTGGGATTAAAGATAGAAAATAAAAAAGAGATCAGCTTTATATAA
- a CDS encoding amidohydrolase translates to MKRQMKSLAEEAEEMGQQLVEWRRHIHQYPELSFNEYKTAQFVAETLNSFKGIQVQTNVANTGVVATLTKGTGKTVAIRADMDALPIEEKTAHAFRSRHQGVMHACGHDAHTAILLGAARLLSQKAEQDSFHGTVKFIFQPAEEKTDEEGLSGAPRMMEEGVLEGVDAVLALHMCPWHSVGTIQVNDGYSMANVDVFHGTIKGTGGHGGYPHLGTDPVWMLGSVLQNFYSISARRISALDTAVASIGEIHTGAASNIIPQEVAITGTLRSYSPEVRDQLAEEIETAFKVVESLGGSYTFAVERGEPALNNHSKINEVIKVTAKELYPSIRMEQKPFGLGGEDFGYMTREVPGAMFFLGCALSDGVNRDLHTNIFDIDERCLPVGAAILSEAALKLLKLPQE, encoded by the coding sequence ATGAAGAGGCAAATGAAGAGTCTTGCCGAGGAAGCGGAAGAAATGGGTCAGCAGCTAGTTGAATGGCGCAGGCACATTCATCAATATCCAGAACTCAGCTTCAATGAATATAAAACAGCTCAGTTTGTCGCTGAAACGTTAAACAGCTTTAAGGGGATACAAGTTCAGACAAATGTGGCCAACACAGGGGTAGTAGCTACTCTTACAAAGGGCACTGGCAAAACAGTCGCCATTCGTGCGGACATGGATGCATTGCCCATTGAGGAAAAGACCGCACATGCTTTCCGGTCCCGCCACCAAGGGGTGATGCATGCTTGCGGACACGATGCTCACACGGCCATCCTGCTTGGTGCTGCCAGGCTTTTATCCCAAAAAGCAGAACAAGATTCTTTTCACGGAACGGTCAAATTTATTTTTCAGCCAGCAGAGGAAAAAACGGACGAAGAAGGCCTTTCTGGAGCTCCCCGAATGATGGAGGAGGGTGTGTTAGAAGGAGTGGACGCTGTTTTAGCCCTTCATATGTGTCCGTGGCACTCCGTAGGAACCATTCAAGTGAACGATGGATACAGCATGGCTAATGTGGATGTTTTTCACGGGACGATAAAAGGCACCGGCGGCCACGGAGGCTATCCACACCTGGGGACAGATCCTGTTTGGATGCTTGGCTCTGTTCTGCAAAACTTCTATAGTATCAGTGCGAGACGCATTTCTGCTTTGGATACCGCGGTGGCCAGCATTGGTGAAATCCATACGGGAGCAGCCAGCAATATTATCCCACAGGAAGTGGCTATTACCGGAACGCTGCGATCCTACTCTCCTGAAGTAAGAGATCAGCTTGCTGAAGAGATAGAAACAGCTTTTAAAGTCGTGGAGTCACTGGGAGGAAGTTATACATTTGCTGTTGAACGGGGAGAGCCGGCGTTGAATAACCATTCAAAAATTAACGAGGTCATTAAGGTAACAGCAAAGGAACTATACCCGTCTATAAGAATGGAACAAAAGCCGTTCGGTCTCGGAGGAGAAGACTTTGGCTATATGACGAGAGAAGTGCCGGGAGCCATGTTCTTTTTAGGGTGTGCACTGTCTGACGGAGTGAACAGGGATCTGCATACGAATATCTTTGATATTGATGAGCGCTGTCTGCCGGTGGGGGCAGCTATACTTTCTGAAGCAGCGCTGAAGTTATTAAAGCTGCCGCAGGAGTAA